The following are encoded together in the Burkholderiales bacterium genome:
- a CDS encoding thiamine pyrophosphate-binding protein, translated as MTDNKTDSRDDCALPQTTPLPDRRILLAQKLKAGQVDGHSLVALGLRRLGVTHVYGISGTPVHETLAECAKSGLRVVGVRHQQAAAMMAAAQNYVSGRLVAAVILSAGPAITNAATGILVAFDNGWPLLVLGGRRPLHMREMGSFQELDGVAIFRSITKFAGLIDATGKIPESLAHACHVASSGAPGPVYLDVTEEALQKSAIAEQVNWPQLQVWAQPIDAVALAQAADILTNAERPAVIIGDGVRWSEPFAELEQLIARLNAPFITSPMARGFLPDDHPLCFNAARSLLLATADVVLALGAKLDWTFRYGAEIARGAKLIRLGIAREHIDLNVQPTVGAVGDIKRSLQHLLSKLDQRLGKPHVANDGWRASLAAKREASFDRWKAPAQCDLHLMTPQHLILQIRDAIPRDAICVIDGNVIMETAQQLLPNYRPVSRFTPGANGCMGTGVPFGIGAKVACPERPVVVISGDLAFGLSVMEMETAVRLNIPIIVIIANNDGNAGAIFQQKFYGDAHPDRVTMFAPDIRYDQIAKVFGGHAEHVERIEQLRPAFERALASGRPACINVKVDQYSPLPR; from the coding sequence ATGACGGATAACAAGACCGACTCACGGGACGACTGCGCCTTGCCTCAAACCACGCCGCTCCCCGACCGGCGCATCCTGCTCGCGCAAAAGCTCAAAGCCGGCCAGGTCGATGGCCACTCGTTGGTCGCGCTCGGTTTGCGAAGGCTCGGCGTTACGCACGTTTACGGCATCTCGGGCACGCCGGTGCACGAAACCCTGGCGGAGTGCGCCAAGAGCGGATTGCGGGTCGTCGGCGTGCGCCATCAGCAAGCGGCCGCCATGATGGCCGCTGCCCAGAACTACGTGAGTGGCCGGCTGGTGGCGGCCGTCATCCTGTCGGCCGGCCCGGCGATCACCAACGCTGCGACCGGCATTCTGGTCGCCTTCGATAACGGCTGGCCACTGCTTGTCCTGGGCGGCAGGCGGCCGCTGCACATGCGCGAGATGGGCTCGTTTCAGGAACTCGATGGCGTCGCGATTTTCCGGTCCATAACCAAGTTTGCCGGTTTGATCGATGCCACCGGTAAGATCCCTGAATCTCTCGCGCATGCGTGTCACGTGGCGAGTAGCGGCGCACCTGGTCCGGTCTATCTCGACGTGACCGAAGAAGCGCTGCAAAAAAGCGCGATTGCCGAGCAGGTCAATTGGCCGCAGCTGCAAGTGTGGGCACAGCCCATCGATGCAGTCGCGCTCGCGCAAGCGGCCGACATCCTTACGAATGCCGAACGTCCCGCGGTCATCATCGGCGACGGCGTTCGCTGGTCCGAGCCTTTCGCCGAGCTTGAACAATTGATCGCTCGCCTGAACGCACCGTTCATCACTTCGCCGATGGCCCGTGGCTTCCTGCCCGACGACCATCCGTTGTGTTTTAACGCCGCGAGGTCGCTGCTGCTTGCGACCGCCGATGTCGTACTCGCTTTGGGCGCAAAACTCGACTGGACTTTTCGCTACGGCGCTGAAATCGCGCGGGGGGCAAAACTCATTCGATTGGGAATAGCCCGCGAGCATATCGATTTGAATGTGCAGCCGACGGTGGGCGCGGTTGGCGATATCAAACGAAGCTTGCAGCACCTGCTCTCGAAGCTCGACCAGCGGCTCGGCAAGCCGCATGTCGCAAACGATGGGTGGCGCGCGTCGCTCGCCGCGAAACGCGAGGCAAGCTTCGACCGGTGGAAAGCACCCGCGCAGTGCGACCTTCATCTGATGACGCCGCAGCATCTGATCCTGCAAATTCGCGACGCGATACCGCGCGATGCCATTTGCGTGATCGATGGCAACGTCATCATGGAAACAGCGCAGCAACTACTGCCGAACTATCGACCTGTATCCCGCTTCACGCCCGGAGCCAACGGCTGCATGGGTACCGGTGTTCCATTCGGGATCGGCGCCAAGGTCGCATGCCCCGAGCGCCCGGTGGTCGTGATTAGCGGCGACCTCGCATTCGGACTGAGCGTAATGGAAATGGAAACCGCGGTCAGGCTGAATATCCCCATCATCGTCATCATCGCGAATAACGACGGCAATGCCGGCGCAATCTTTCAACAAAAATTCTACGGCGACGCCCACCCGGATCGCGTGACCATGTTCGCGCCGGACATTCGCTATGACCAGATCGCCAAGGTTTTTGGCGGTCATGCTGAACACGTCGAACGCATCGAACAGCTCCGACCCGCTTTCGAGCGCGCGCTCGCTTCGGGCCGGCCGGCGTGCATCAACGTCAAAGTCGACCAGTATTCGCCTTTGCCGAGATAG
- a CDS encoding AMP-binding protein, translating into MFDDRGGALLARQTQSLSALLHAGQSDEALAIAAPEREPLTYGGLRRQLAYVLQSLREIGFCRGDRIALVLPNGPDMAVAFLGVAAAAAAAPLNPGYRAEEFEFYLRDLNARALIVQAGFDSAAIAVARQRGCAIVELTAARPAGAFTLCCNGAAKSVDAIAPLDDEVALLLHTSGTTSRPKLVPLSQSNLCVSAINIRDALALTGSDRCLNVMPLFHIHGLVGALLSSLAAGGSIVCAPGFDAPRFFEWMQERRPTWYTAVPTMHQAILAHVRDKSSARAIIARNRLRLIRSSSAALPASVMAELEAVFQAPVIESYGMTEAAHQMASSPLPPRTRKPRSVGVAAGPRIAIMDSAGAQLAQGETGEVVIRGGNVSAGYENNPEANQASFTDGWFRTGDQGYLDAEGYLFLTGRLKEIINRGGEKISPREIDEALLEHPAIAQAVAFALPHPTLGEDIAAAVVLKEQNSTSPQTIREFLFQHLTDFKVPSQVVIVPSIPKGATGKLQRIGLADKLSEYLRETPTAPGNEIEQAVVDIFAEVLKIENFGVHDNFFALGGDSLRATQVMARVFAVFGVDLPNVAMFRQPTVAELAGELARLIENLDEPSPEILAEIEHLSPIEIERLLADEVGK; encoded by the coding sequence ATGTTCGATGATCGCGGGGGAGCGTTGCTGGCCAGGCAGACGCAATCTCTGTCGGCTTTGTTGCACGCCGGCCAGAGCGACGAAGCGCTCGCGATAGCCGCGCCCGAACGCGAACCGCTGACTTACGGCGGGCTGCGCAGGCAGCTTGCTTACGTCCTGCAAAGCCTGCGCGAGATCGGCTTCTGCCGCGGCGACCGCATTGCGCTGGTGTTGCCGAATGGTCCGGACATGGCGGTCGCCTTCCTCGGCGTCGCCGCCGCCGCTGCCGCGGCCCCGCTGAATCCCGGATACCGTGCCGAAGAGTTCGAGTTCTATTTGCGCGACCTGAATGCCAGGGCGCTCATCGTTCAGGCCGGCTTCGATTCGGCGGCGATCGCAGTCGCGCGCCAGCGCGGTTGCGCGATCGTTGAACTCACCGCAGCCAGACCCGCCGGCGCATTCACCCTGTGCTGCAATGGCGCGGCAAAATCCGTCGACGCGATCGCGCCACTCGACGACGAGGTCGCCTTGCTGCTGCACACCTCCGGAACGACCTCGCGGCCGAAACTGGTTCCGCTATCGCAATCGAATTTATGCGTTTCGGCAATCAATATTCGCGACGCGCTCGCCTTGACAGGCAGCGATCGCTGCCTGAACGTCATGCCGCTGTTCCACATTCATGGTCTGGTGGGCGCGCTCTTGTCTTCGCTCGCCGCCGGCGGCAGCATCGTTTGCGCGCCCGGCTTCGACGCGCCGCGTTTCTTCGAATGGATGCAGGAACGCCGTCCAACCTGGTACACGGCGGTGCCGACCATGCATCAGGCGATACTCGCGCACGTACGCGACAAAAGTAGCGCCCGCGCCATCATCGCGCGCAACAGACTGCGCCTGATCCGCTCGTCGTCCGCCGCATTGCCGGCGTCGGTCATGGCCGAGCTCGAAGCGGTTTTCCAGGCGCCGGTGATCGAATCCTATGGCATGACCGAGGCTGCGCATCAAATGGCGAGCAGCCCGCTGCCGCCGCGGACACGCAAACCGCGCTCGGTCGGTGTCGCCGCGGGTCCGCGGATCGCGATCATGGACTCGGCCGGCGCGCAACTCGCGCAAGGTGAAACCGGCGAGGTCGTGATTCGCGGCGGCAACGTCAGCGCCGGATACGAGAACAATCCCGAAGCCAACCAGGCGAGCTTCACAGACGGCTGGTTTCGCACCGGCGATCAGGGTTATCTCGACGCCGAAGGCTATCTGTTCCTGACCGGGCGGCTCAAGGAAATCATCAATCGCGGCGGCGAGAAAATTTCGCCGCGCGAAATCGATGAAGCGCTGCTCGAACACCCGGCGATCGCGCAGGCAGTCGCGTTCGCGCTGCCGCACCCGACGCTCGGCGAAGATATCGCCGCGGCAGTGGTGCTGAAAGAACAAAATTCGACTTCCCCGCAAACCATCCGCGAATTCCTGTTCCAGCACCTGACCGACTTCAAGGTACCGAGCCAGGTCGTCATCGTGCCTTCGATTCCCAAGGGCGCGACCGGCAAACTGCAACGCATCGGCCTCGCCGACAAGCTCAGTGAATATTTGAGGGAAACGCCCACCGCGCCCGGAAACGAAATCGAACAGGCCGTCGTGGACATTTTTGCCGAAGTCCTGAAGATCGAGAACTTCGGCGTTCACGATAATTTTTTTGCGCTCGGCGGCGATTCGTTGCGCGCGACCCAGGTTATGGCGCGCGTTTTCGCGGTATTTGGCGTCGATCTGCCGAACGTCGCCATGTTCCGCCAGCCGACGGTCGCCGAACTCGCGGGGGAGCTTGCCAGGTTGATCGAGAACCTGGATGAGCCATCGCCCGAAATTCTCGCCGAAATCGAACATCTTTCTCCGATCGAGATCGAGCGGCTGCTCGCCGATGAGGTCGGAAAATGA